The following proteins are encoded in a genomic region of Coffea eugenioides isolate CCC68of chromosome 6, Ceug_1.0, whole genome shotgun sequence:
- the LOC113773751 gene encoding LRR receptor-like serine/threonine-protein kinase FLS2: MDVGCSGVVLLMILAVAIAGAAKESAVNLLEAEALHKSGWWGDGSTTATNISAHCHWSGIICNNAGSVTEILLPNCGIQDDLANFSFSSFPNLVSLDLSRNELYGAIPHQIGALSKLTYLNLSSNYLYGELPSSLVNLTQLAQLDVSWNSIDSLIPTGIENLTGLVTLDLSYNSLFGPIPPTLGQLSNLDSLDLSNNHFSETIPSALFNLTNLSQLDIHSNPAMGGILFKEIGNLKCLVKLDLSHCGFSGSIPPSLGQLSNLHSLDLSTNHFSGTIPSALFNLTNLFRLDIHSNPAMRGFLSEEIGNLKSLVELDLSYGAFSGSIPPSLGQLSNLRSLDLNTNHFSGTIPSALFNLTNLFRLDIHSNPVMRGFLSEEIGNLKSLGELDFSGLNLSGALPSALCDLTKLVSLSGAENQIYGSIPSEIGNLKYLEYLHLGSNRLTGQIPPTLGNLPFLQILNLSSNQLTGPIPTQFGDNIKSKWYLSTLDLSHNILSGTVPSSLLQLGDVDLSYNALEGELPCKLVIQFGSERFVGNPHLRHDSTLCGTSHPILHHRSWRNLVGVRNNWRISNLYPLLQES; encoded by the exons ATGGATGTTGGATGCAGCGGAGTTGTTCTTCTCATGATACTGGCAGTAGCAATAGCAGGAGCAGCAAAGGAGTCTGCTGTGAATTTATTAGAAGCTGAGGCACTGCACAAGAGTGGCTGGTGGGGAGACGGCAGTACTACTGCAACAAACATCTCTGCCCACTGCCATTGGTCTGGTATCATTTGCAACAATGCTGGTAGCGTTACCGAAATACTACTTCCAAACTGCGGAATTCAAGATGACTTGGCAAATTTCAGCTTCTCTTCTTTTCCGAACCTGGTTAGTCTAGATCTCAGTCGAAATGAACTTTACGGAGCCATCCCACATCAAATAGGTGCACTCTCCAAACTCACCTATCTCAATTTGTCTTCCAACTATCTTTATGGTGAGCTCCCGTCTTCTCTAGTAAACCTTACGCAACTAGCACAACTCGATGTTTCTTGGAATTCGATTGACAGCTTAATTCCTACCGGGATCGAAAACTTGACAGGTTTGGTTACTCTAGATTTGAGCTACAATTCGCTTTTTGGTCCCATCCCTCCCACTCTTGGCCAATTGTCTAATTTAGATTCCCTTGATCTCAGCAATAATCACTTCAGTGAGACAATTCCTTCAGCTCTTTTTAATTTGACAAATCTTTCCCAACTAGACATTCACTCGAATCCCGCAATGGGAGGAATTCTCTTTAAAGAAATAGGAAATTTGAAGTGTTTAGTTAAATTAGACTTGAGTCACTGTGGATTTTCTGGTAGCATCCCTCCAAGTCTTGGCCAGCTGTCCAATCTACACTCCCTTGACCTCAGCACTAACCACTTTAGCGGGACAATTCCTTCAGCTCTTTTTAATTTGACAAATCTTTTCCGACTAGACATTCACTCGAATCCCGCAATGAGAGGATTTCTCTCAGAAGAAATAGGAAATTTGAAGAGTTTAGTTGAATTAGACTTGAGTTACGGTGCATTTTCTGGCAGCATCCCTCCAAGTCTTGGCCAGCTGTCCAATCTACGCTCCCTTGACCTCAACACTAACCACTTCAGCGGGACAATTCCTTCAGCTCTTTTTAATTTGACAAATCTTTTCCGACTAGACATTCACTCGAATCCCGTAATGAGAGGATTTCTCTCAGAAGAAATaggaaatttgaaaagtttaggTGAATTAGACTTCAGTGGCCTTAATCTTTCAGGTGCCCTTCCTTCAGCTCTTTGCGACCTAACCAAACTAGTATCTCTTTCAGGTGCTGAGAATCAAATTTATGGTTCCATTCCCTCTGAAATAGGAAATTTGAAATATTTGGAATATCTCCATCTTGGGTCCAACCGGCTGACTGGTCAAATCCCTCCGACCCTTGGCAATCTGCCTTTTCTACAAATTCTAAATCTTTCCTCAAACCAACTTACAGGCCCAATTCCTACCCAATTTGGGGATAATATTAAATCCAAGTGGTACCTTTCGACTTTGGATCTTTCCCACAATATTCTCTCTGGCACTGTCCCCTCGTCTCTTCTGCAACTGGGGGACGTCGACCTGTCCTATAATGCTTTGGAAGGTGAACTTCCGTGCAAGCTTGTCATTCAGTTTGGTTCAGAAAGATTTGTCGGCAATCCACACTTGCGTCACGATTCCACTCTTTGTGGA ACATCGCACCCTATACTACATCATAGGTCTTGGCGTAACCTTGTTGGTGTTCGCAATAACTGGCGGATTAGTAATTTATATCCGCTGCTTCAAGAAAGTTAA